GAAGAGAGATGGTGGAGGAGGGGTCACCACAACAGGGAAGaacaggcagagggcacaggcaCCTTTTCTCGAATCTCCAGGGCCCTCTGGCACAGCGGCTCCGCCTCCTTGTATTTGCCCCTCTTGCCATAGAGCACAGCCAGATTGTTGAGTGTGGCAGCCACCTAGGAAGACAGGCCTGCCCCCATCAGAAACCGGTGCTGCAAAGGACCTTGAACAGCAGGGTGCCACGCTGCACAACGCCCAGACAAATGGACTCTGCCACCCGAACCAGAGGCGGCGGAGGGGAAAGTACTGACCCCCGTGGCTCTGAGGTTCTCCATGGGGGTGGTATCACCCTCTAAATAGATTTGTGGACATGTCTGGAggcagggttttttttggttgccATAAATATTAGGAGCCTTTGGGGAGGCAAGGATGCTACAGATGTACTGCCTGTGTGGGACAGCTCAGGCAACTTTTGAATGTCCTGCCAGACTTTCAAACACTGAATATAAGCTTTGATACTTGGTGGGGGATATCAAGACAGGAGTTATGTTTTCTGAGTTACATCATCCCTGCCTATCACACGTCAAAATACAGGGAATTCTTTTCCCAAAGTCAGCTCAGGCATCTTTTGAAGGTCCTGCCAGACTTTCAAACGCTGAATATAAGCTTTGATACTTGGTGGGATATCAAGACAAGAGTTATGTTTTCTGAGTTACATCATCCCTCCCTGCCTATCATGCATCATAACACAGGGAATTCTTTTTCCACAGTCagctcattttcaaaaatatcttatttctcaTTGTCTCCACTTTGACAAATCTAGCATTTGTCTTGGCATGCTATCCCTACTTAaggttatttctctctctctcttatcacAGACAAGTAAATCTGGTCCATTATCACTTATTCTAACACTGGATTTTAATCTTGCACGCGCCAATTCTTCTGCTCTGTCATTTTTCTAATACGTACTTTTATGTAGAATGACTTactggttttacttcttctaaaTCTAAAGTTATTCAGTCATTATATATCAGACTACTATATTATGTCTTCTAGCATTGTTGTACTCAACACAACTgttattgttttgcattttcattttactgtaatgtattatacatattattttattataaattactttcctCGTTTCTCTTTTACATTAATAGGGTACCATTCAACTTTTGAGGAAATTATAcgggtaggttggttacattatCTACGAGTTAAGTTTTAGGAAAATATTCATTATAAGAAGGATTCATTGGGTCTCAgagagttgagaaccactgggatcAGCAGACAGTGCCTGGGAGAAATGAGTCTTCATGCCTCCCTCCTGAGAACCCCCAGGGAGCAGGCTGAGGGAAGCAGATGAACAAGCTGAGAGAGCACAGGGGAAGGAGGGCAAGGAATACTGACAGCAGGGTGGTCCCGGCCCAAGGTGCTCTCCCGGATGCTGAGGGCATCATTCAGCAGGAGGGCAGCTTCCTTATACTTATTCTGGTCCCTGTAAGAGGACAAAAGTGGCAAGGGGTTAGCCCGAACTCTGGCCCTAAGCCATCTCCTTACTTCCTTCCCTTTGGGACAACTGAGGTACATTTAGGGATTGGGCCCCCCCATGAGGAGACAGGAAGCCTGGTGGGAGCAGTGAGAGGGGTTCACTGACACACACTGAGAGTTGCCATGCCCAGAGAAGGCCATAAGGCATAAGATGcaagaggcagaaacagagaagGAGACCCTCCCCAGAGGAGAGATGAGAGAAGCAAAAAACCTGAGGGATGAGTATTCTCTGAGGTCAGGGGCTCAGGTATGAAAGAATAAGAGTCTGGTATAGAAGAAAGCCcccaggtgggagggagaagaggttcCCTGTGGAGAGGAGGCATGAGAGCCAAAGGCGGATCAAGGCGGGAACGTGGAGGCAGGTTCGTGCGAGGAGGAGGCCGTACTTACCGATACACCAGAGCTAGGATGTTGAGCATGGTGGCCACGTCGGGGTGGCCGCGGCCGGACGTGCGCTCCAGGTCCTCCAGTGCCTGCTTGCAGAGTGGCACAGCTACCTCATAGCGACCCTGGGCTGCATACTGGATCACCAGGTTGTGCAGTGTCCGCAACCTCGCCGGGATCTCATAGCCGCTGTGCTGGGCACCCGGGCCACGCGACACTACACCATCGCAGAAAAAGACAGGAGACTTCCTCAGATGACGCTGCCTCTCcctttgctgtctgccctccccaccccactctaaGACTTGTTCCGTGCCTGTGCCTACCCCCCACCAGGATCCCTACATAGACCTGCCTCAACTGCTACTCTTTTGCCCACTCCCTTGCCCCGTGCCCATCACAATCCCATTTGTTCACCCAgtcattcgttcattcaacaaactaCTCAATAAGCATGAGGCACGGGCTGTGCCAGGGATACAAAGATAAGAAAGACCTGGTCCTTTCCCTTGAGGAGCTCATGCTCTTCCCCTCTGGGGGTCACTCTTCCACTCGATTGTGAGCTCCTTACTGGCGAGACCTATGTCGTGCTCATCTTCGTCTCcctggtgcccagcacagtgcctgacacaggatAAGTGCTTAATACATGTTGATGAATAAGGGGGAAGCTGAGGAAATCAAAGTACTGGTCCCTGGCCCATCTCCAGAGGAAGTGGAAAACCTATTCCTGGATGGTGAGCATCCTGTGTTCAGGGTGGGCCACAGCTGCGACCAGCCTCCTGATGCCCCCCACTTCACCTTCCAACTCCAGAGGCAGACTCACAGCCATTGCTGgggtcctcttcctcctcattgGGGAAGAGGTCATCCAGGGAATCCTTGGAGGCAtcaccttccttctcctcctggaaGGGAAGAAGCAGCATGTCTGGGCCAAGATAGCCTCAGTAGCCTCTTCAAGCCCCCTCTAAACCATGAAATCATTGACAGGTGGGGCCTAGGACAAGTCCCTTGTTCATGTCCCTGCCCCTGGGAAGGCCAGCATCTGTCCCGCCAAGCTTAGGCCTCTCTTGTTCATAAAAAATGAGAgatggggactttcctggcggtccagtgtttaagacgccatgcttccactgcagggggcacgggttcgatccctggtccgggaactaagatcccgcatgccgcacggcatggccaaaaaaacaaaaaataacaacaacaaaacaaaaacaagagatgCTTCAGCCAAAATCTCATGACTTTCCCTTCCTTCACATCCAGagggcttccttccttccttcctaagcACCCTCACCCTCCACCTCTCTCCCCCTCAACTCTTGTAATTATAGTCCCGTGTTGATCCCTGTGTGTTTACACTGATTACATGTCTGTCCTGTCTCTCCTGAGGGCAGAGGTATGTCTCATCTTATTGACACGTACCCAAAGTGTCTAGCTCAACCTGACACCCTTCATCTGCCACCACTCACTCTGAATGTAGTGCCCAATCCTCACTGAATAACCTACTTTCACACCAGGCAAAAATGCTTCACCCCACCAGGCACTGCAGCCTTGTACAAACACTTTCAACTCTCCCGCCCAGATTCACCAGTGTGTCCCATACAAATCATCCCACTTTCCCTGGGTCAGACAACCTTTCCAGCCCTGGAGCGTTATCTATGAATCtatctcactcacacacacacacacacacacacacacacacacacacacaccccggtCTAGAaagctcctccctctccctcatagACGACCAAAATCCATCCCAATTcctaaaccaaagaaaaaaataaataaaataaaaatttaaaaatccaacctAAATCTTGCCCATCCCTGTtccccacctcctctgtgaaTCTTTCAGACCATTCCAGCCCCCAGGAACCTATCTCCTTGGGATCCCTCCCACACTGACTGAACCACTCCTCCAGCACTGGGCACTTGCTGTTTGTGTTGTCACATACGTGTTCTCACATGTAAGCCTTGTTCCTACAGCTACACGATAAGCTCAAGAAGGCAGAAACTCTCTTTTGTAGTTCCTTACATCTACCTGCCACACATCTTCTTGCATTGCCTAAGGCACAGAGATATATAAATGCCTGTTGAGTGAGGGTTAAATTCCACACATTTTGAGAGCAAATTTTAGGACTTGGCTCAATGGGGCTGTGCTTTCCCTAATTGCAGAGCTTAAGATTCTGAATTGGAATTGTCCAAATGCTTATCTGTCCCCCGCAAAAAAACCTATTATTGTCAGAGCAGGAACTCTGCCTTGTTTACTTTGCATCCCCAGCAGAGTGCACTGCGCCTGACATATAGTAGTCATTTGATCAAATGTTGACTGAATGAGTGACccttgtttctcccttgctgccaTCTGGAGTTGGTGTCGTCAGGACCTGAATTCTGCCAGGTGGGGGCAGGCTGGGCAGGGCTCCTGGCCCTTGTGGATGATGGAGCAATTGCCCCCACGTTTGTGGTGACTCCCAGCTGTCCGCCCCCCCAGCCAGCCTCGCCTGCACATGCTCACCGCGGTGTGCCCATCCTCGTCATACTGACGCAGCTGTCCCAGGAACTCTAGgtgcttcttttcctcctccagcTGAGCCACGGCCTGTTCGCTGCGCTGCAGCCGCTGCTGGGTGCCTGCCAGCTCGTCCCGGAGCCACTGGTTCTCCTGGCACAGCCGCCGGACCTGAGCCCGCAGCTTCTGTTTCTCCGACTCCACTGTGCTCAGGTGGTTGGCCAAAGCCAGCATCACCTAGGTGGGCAATCCTGTGAGCGCTGAGCTCTGGATAGGAGTGTTGAGGGATAGGCGGGAGAGAAGCCGGCAAGACTGGCAGGGGCCAGGAGGAAGGGTTGGGTAGTGATGACTCTACCTTCAAAACATACCCTGAATCCAATTTCTCACCACCTCTAGAGCTACCGCCCTGGGCCAAGCCACCATCAAGTCCCACCTGGATTATGAGAATTGCCTCCTCACTGGCCTCCCTGTTTCTGCCCTTGTTCCCCTAGAGTCTGGGTCTCAACTCTGCAGCcaaatgatccttttaaaatgttaaaccaCATCCCTTCTCCACTCAAAACATTCCAATAGCTTCCGTCTCACTCAAAGTGGAAGCCAAGTCCTTACGATGGCCTACGGTTTCACGGGATCTGTCCCCTGCCTCCACCACCTCTCCaacttcattttctattttgcttgTCCTCATTCACTGTCCTGCAGCCACACTGGCCCCTCAGTGAACTCATCGGGAAGGCTCCAGgtcggggcctttgcacttgctgtccgCTCTGTTTAGGATGCTCTTCCCCAGTTTACTGTATGACTCATTCCCTCATcttcaaatctttgctcaaatgGCGCCTTTTCAATGAGGCTTTTATTGACCACCCTATCTCAAACTGTATCCTCTCCCCATACGCCCCAGTccccttccttgctttatttttatcctttcatcctTAACAGTTATCATTGCGGCATACTGAATCACTTATTTATTCGTGTATTGTCTGCCTCCCCcagctagaatgtaagctccaagaTGGCAAGGTTTATGGCTGTTCTTGTTCAGTGATGTGTCTCTAGTGTCCAGGAGAgtagtgcctagcacatggtagaggcttaatacatatttactggGTGAATGAATGCAAGCAATTAGGACAAGGGGATCCCAAGTGACCTCAAAGCCCTAATCAGACAACTGCTCCTCCATCTACCCTGGGCCACTTggcaccacctcctccccctcaccTGGGCCTCACTCAGCCCCAGCTCGATGTTTTCCATGGAACGGCGCAGCTGCCGGGCCTTCTCATGCACCAGCCCTTCTTCATGGCCTCCCTGCTGCAGACACTCGATGGTTTGGGAGAGGCTTTGCAGCACAGCCTGGTGTTCACTGTGGAGGGCCTCCAGCCCTTGGCTCACCAGACGAGTGCTCCCCAGGATCTCCTCCTGGCTGAGCCGGTGCCCTGCAGGCTCATCCCGCTGTCCCAATACCAGGCCCGACATCCTGGCTGGGGGGCCTTGCCTGGGCTACAGAGAAACAACAGAGCTCAGGCGGGGTAAAGATTGGAAAGAGTGGCTGAGCGCCTTGGGCGGGAGGGATCCAAATGAAGGGACGAGAACCAGTAGGGGGGGACCCTGTGGTTTaattggagagagagagtgacCAGTGGGGGGGTAGCCTGTGATGACACCAGACACAAAGCTAAGGtcatgagacagagagagggaggcaaaTTGACGTGAATGAAAAACTGTAGAAAGAACAAAGGTGCTGAGAAGTAGCAGAGGGATTTAGAACTAAGGAACACAACAGAAAAGGACCTGGAGAGAGAGCTTGGGTTAGCAAAAGGAATCAGGAAAGACAGCACTATAGGGAACACAGAGGGTGTCCGAGAGAGCTGCAAAGGGAATGGAGTTAAAGCAGACCAGAGGTATGCAGAAAATAGTGCAAAGTTTTCAAAACAGGGGAAGGAATAGGTTTCAAAGTTAAACCAAGAAAGAGagggacagaaaaagagaggagcCTTCATCACAAGACCCAGATAAGAGGGGCCTAGAGGCTCAAAGTCTTCAGGTTGCGTCACCCATGGGGCTAACTAAGCCTAGCATCTCCAAACCTGGTCAGCTCTGCCTCTTTCCCCACTAGCCTGAAACCCCAGGTCTCAGGCTGTCTTCCTGCTTCCTCAAAAGGGCCTTGTTTCTCATCTTTGAAGTTTTCTTACCTGTATATAGCCCTTGGTTGTGGTGTTCAGGCGGGAGCTCAGAAGAAACTCTGTTCAAACAGCCAGGAACTCAGAAGGATCTGCCCTGCCCAAAGTCCAGAAGCCCAGAGTTCCCACCCCTTCTCTCACCACTTCACAGCCACCCAGAGGACCTGGCATGGAGCCCCACCCAGGACAAacgccctccctcccctgcctacAGGTCTTCAAAGACGACCAatgtccctcctccttccccaagcCAACCTCCCACCCCAAGCCTGGGGAGCTATTTTCTCCCAAGAAGGGAGTGAGATTTGATCTGAGACCTGCGGCAAGGGGCGTGTCTGGGAAAGGGTGAGGAGGAAGACCTGGTCACTCCTAGCCCAGTCATTTCTATGGTTTTGTGTCTATCACGATCACATACTAACTGTCTCTG
This is a stretch of genomic DNA from Balaenoptera musculus isolate JJ_BM4_2016_0621 chromosome 11, mBalMus1.pri.v3, whole genome shotgun sequence. It encodes these proteins:
- the KLC4 gene encoding kinesin light chain 4 isoform X2, whose product is MSGLVLGQRDEPAGHRLSQEEILGSTRLVSQGLEALHSEHQAVLQSLSQTIECLQQGGHEEGLVHEKARQLRRSMENIELGLSEAQVMLALANHLSTVESEKQKLRAQVRRLCQENQWLRDELAGTQQRLQRSEQAVAQLEEEKKHLEFLGQLRQYDEDGHTAEEKEGDASKDSLDDLFPNEEEEDPSNGLSRGPGAQHSGYEIPARLRTLHNLVIQYAAQGRYEVAVPLCKQALEDLERTSGRGHPDVATMLNILALVYRDQNKYKEAALLLNDALSIRESTLGRDHPAVAATLNNLAVLYGKRGKYKEAEPLCQRALEIREKVLGTNHPDVAKQLNNLALLCQNQGKYEAVERYYRRALAIYEGQLGPDNPNVARTKNNLASCYLKQGKYAEAETLYKEILTRAHVQEFGSVDDDHKPIWMHAEEREEMSKSRHREGSTPYAEYGGWYKACKVSSPTVNTTLRNLGALYRRQGKLEAAETLEECALRSRKQDGSGALQRSGSLGKIRDVLRRSSELLVRKLQGTEPRPSSGNMKRAASLNYLNQPSAAPLQVSRGLSASSMDLSSSS
- the KLC4 gene encoding kinesin light chain 4 isoform X1, whose amino-acid sequence is MSGLVLGQRDEPAGHRLSQEEILGSTRLVSQGLEALHSEHQAVLQSLSQTIECLQQGGHEEGLVHEKARQLRRSMENIELGLSEAQVMLALANHLSTVESEKQKLRAQVRRLCQENQWLRDELAGTQQRLQRSEQAVAQLEEEKKHLEFLGQLRQYDEDGHTAEEKEGDASKDSLDDLFPNEEEEDPSNGLSRGPGAQHSGYEIPARLRTLHNLVIQYAAQGRYEVAVPLCKQALEDLERTSGRGHPDVATMLNILALVYRDQNKYKEAALLLNDALSIRESTLGRDHPAVAATLNNLAVLYGKRGKYKEAEPLCQRALEIREKVLGTNHPDVAKQLNNLALLCQNQGKYEAVERYYRRALAIYEGQLGPDNPNVARTKNNLASCYLKQGKYAEAETLYKEILTRAHVQEFGSVDDDHKPIWMHAEEREEMSKSRHREGSTPYAEYGGWYKACKVSSPTVNTTLRNLGALYRRQGKLEAAETLEECALRSRKQGTDPISQTKVAELLGEGDSGRTSQEGLGGSVKFEGGEDASVAVEWSGDGSGALQRSGSLGKIRDVLRRSSELLVRKLQGTEPRPSSGNMKRAASLNYLNQPSAAPLQVSRGLSASSMDLSSSS